In the Uranotaenia lowii strain MFRU-FL chromosome 1, ASM2978415v1, whole genome shotgun sequence genome, tatttgaaaaaaagtatgtGTTAAATGTTATTCATTTTCCATCAAAGCATTTAGGGCGGTGCCTGCATTGGTAAAATGGATTTCGCCAAAAACATTCTTCACAAGTACGGTTGGAGGGAAGGTAAATTTGTTGCTGCGATTCGTGCTCTCGTTTTTTTTGTCTGACGAAAATCATTTTCAGGTGAAGGCCTGGGCAAAAATTCGGATGGCATTGCCAAACCAATAAAGGCCAGCTTCAAGTTTAACAGTGCCGGGCTAGGGGCGGACCAGGCCAAGGATCTCACCAACAACTGGTGGGAACGAGTTTACAACGAAGCCTCGGAAAACCTGGACGTGGGCCCCGGTGGCCGTATTACCCAGAAGGATGCCGATGGAGTGGAAATCTCGGACAAAAGCTATTCGGTTAAAAAGTTGAAACAGAAAACCGCTGACGGTCAGGCTAACTATGGAAGCTTCCTGAAAGCATCACGATTGATAACGGCCACAGGCCAGGAGCAGGACCTGGAAGGGCACGTTACCACGGATGATATACAGTTTAAGAAAGCGAAGGTAAGAGTGGGATCTACTGGTGGGgttctttttttgctttttgtcgGTATGATATGAACTGATAGTTATAGGATCTTCAAATGAAAGAGCTTGTCGCTAGaattatcaaaatcaatgttgGAGGGATTTGTTggagttactagtgctggtaaccaAAGTGATTTATTGTTTTCCATTTGCAGGTGCTGACGGATGAAGAACTATTCGCAGCATGTGGTGGCCGGACCGCCCACAAAGGTGCCCGTCATGGTCTTAACCTGTCCGGCAAGCTGGCCCGGATTGAAGAACAGAACGCAAAACTAATGCAGCAGCTGGAATCTACTTCTTTCGAGGCCGTTATCAAAAGTAACGACTGGCAGCAGGTGCAGGGACGCAAGAaatcgaagaagaaaaaacataaCAAGGAAAAGTGGAACGAACGGCACGGAGAGGAAGAGGAAGACGAGCTAAAGGATATGGTCAGCAATGCAAACTACGTAGTCAAGAAAAGCAAGAAAAAGGCCAAGGCCGACCGGAAGGTGGAATGTAAGCTGGTGGATGAGCTCGATACTGCCATGGGTATGTTTGATAACTTACCAGAAGAAGACGGTGTAGAACCGGATCCTGGGCCGAGCATTGAAGAGGAATTGGATTTGCTAAGTGAGAAGATCCGCAGACTGGACCACAGTTCGATTGTcataaagaaaaagaaaaaggataaaaaaatcaaatcaaagaaaattaaGGACTTGGCTCTAGACAAAGACGAAGGAATGGACCCAGCGGCCAAATATCGCAAAGACTATCGCGCGGATCAGAAGCAGAACAATAAACTCCTTCAATTGGTAGTCCCGCACGAGGTGCCACccgagaaaaaatataaaccgaaaaaattgctcaaatccGACAGCGAAGCGTCCGAAAACGAGGACAAGGACGTGGTGGAGCGGATAAACGAGTTCAGAGAAAAGATGAAATCGAAAATCCCGAAGATAAAAATCAGTCAAGCAATCGAGGAAGAAGACGAACAATTGTTGGCGGAAAAGTTCAAGGAAAAGCATAAGAATCAAGCTAAACGAATTGGCAAGCACCGAAAAAGATCGAAGAAGAAGAAACAAGAACGGCACATTGCCAAACTGGCCGACAAGTTGGGCGATCGGTTGTGATAGGTGAGAGGAGTGTCGAGCTGCGTTGCTTTGTACATGAATTCAATGAAAAGCAATTTTCTACAAGCCTTAGGTCGCATCTCTATCGTCGGAAGAACTAACGGTACGTAgagtgaatttgtttttttcgcaatttatattcattttaaataatagttttaattttggtaaatttttactGTACCAAATACATTATGAGAATTATTCAACACGTTGCGTTACTGTTCCGAAAGCCATcgataaatcaaaattcatcatTCACGTTTTGACCCGTGATTTTGTGAATAATTTGGTTAGGTTTTCTAGAGTCTATTCGTCAAAAAATGTTCACAGGTAATTTCGCGAATTCAATTACGCTATCTAgttcgttttcagtttttgtcaTGACGAGTTTGTAGAGGACAACTGAATCACTTAAATCGTAGACCTCatttaggaaaaattaaaaaaaaatcgagatcacaatttataatcaaaactaCGCGATGGATTTGTGCAAATTGTCATCCGAACAGATATTAATaccctagttgatttatggtaaaaatactgacgtttttataaaaagaaaaaccaaCACAACAACCCTTTAAAACGAGGCAGTTTGTCTTAACACTCCATAAACGTGTAAAAATCGTCTTCCGGTACGACTGAATGTCCCGCGGCACCCACCAGATGGTGATGAACCGGTTCTGGGAAACAATCGGAGGTGAAATCTCGAGAAGCCTCCTCCAGCAGCTGTTCGGTGTCGAATGGGTGTTCTGCTATAACCGGCTGTACGGCTGCAACCGATGGTGTCAGTTCCGGTTCATGTTCGGTTTGATGCGGCGGAATGTCTGCTAGCATGACCGACAGATCGTCGTGTTGGTGCTGTTCATCTTCCATGAGGCCAACGGCAACGAGTGCGACGTTGGTGCTGGTCGGTTCTCCTGTGGATAGCACAAGCGAGGGTGCGAGGAGTTCCTGTGGCGCGAGCAATTGGTGCGGCACTAGCTCTGATTGAGAGTTATTTATCGGATCCAGATTCGCTAGCTCATGTTCGAGTGGTATCAACTCTGGTTCTTGATCCAATTCCGAAAGGAAAGGGTGAGCTTTTGCGTAATGCTTTTTTAGATCCCACGTAAAGCGGAACTTTGAAGAACACAGTTTGCACGCGTGCGGATACTCTGCCGTGTGAATCATCATGTGAGATCTCAGCCGGTAGGGATGGGCAAAGCGACTTGGGCACATCGGACACTGGTGTTTGCGAAAATTTTCATCGTGGGTACGGGTGTGCTTGTAGAGAATAGCTTTGGTGAAAAAAGCTTTGCCGCACACTTGACAACTATACTGCCGTTCCTCGGTGTGACAATCGAGATGATCCTTCAATCGGAACTATAAAGAGAAAGAGTTTAATACGCTTTCTTAAGTTGTTCATAAATTTCCATACTAACCAACTTATGGAACTTTTTGTTACAGATCTGACATTCTATTTTCTTTTCCTGACCATGAAAAACCAGATGAGACCGTAGTAAACTACCGTTGGCAAAAGCCTTTCCGCAAACGTGACAAACTGCTTGCTTTTTCGGTTCCAGCAGACCATCTTTGTTATCTTTCTTGTCTTCCTCGGCGCCTCGGCGACTGTGTTTGTGCACGTGAACCCTTAGTCCAATAAGCGTGGGCAGCGATTGGCCGCAAATTTCGCATGTGAAGGGACCTTgccttttggattttttattccCAACCATATCGCAGGAACGTCGATGCTGCTTAAGCTTGATACAGCTAGTGAAAATTTGCTCGCAGTCAAGACAGACCCACTGAAGCTTTCCGTTGACTACCCTTCTCCGAGAGTCGGAAGCTTTCGTTATTCGCTTTTTCTTTGGTTTCGGTTTAACATGAATGGTCGGTTCTTCAAATTCCGACGGATCGGACTCGGAGGATTCCGATAATTCCGAAAAAGCAAACTCCGGGTCGTGATTTTCAATCTCGGGATTGTTGGTTTCTTCAAGCTTTTTCGTGTTTTCGAAAGGCGAATTGTCCACTTTAGGACTAGGTGTCGTGTTTTTAGTGATAGGGGAAGACGAGGGAGAAGATACCGGTTCGTTGGTTTTGTCTTGAAACGCTTCATGTTTTACGAAGTCGAGATTGAGAAAATCTGAAATCACATTTCGTTCCGCCAATAgcgaacttatttttttctgagctTCTTCACATTTTCCACGAAAATCTCGTAATCTGTAAAGAAATTCCGAACACCCAGTACACACCTTACTGCACCCACTACTAACAACCGAACTGGGATCGAATCCGGGCACAGCAAGTTCGCTTA is a window encoding:
- the LOC129739301 gene encoding G patch domain-containing protein 4; protein product: MDFAKNILHKYGWREGEGLGKNSDGIAKPIKASFKFNSAGLGADQAKDLTNNWWERVYNEASENLDVGPGGRITQKDADGVEISDKSYSVKKLKQKTADGQANYGSFLKASRLITATGQEQDLEGHVTTDDIQFKKAKVLTDEELFAACGGRTAHKGARHGLNLSGKLARIEEQNAKLMQQLESTSFEAVIKSNDWQQVQGRKKSKKKKHNKEKWNERHGEEEEDELKDMVSNANYVVKKSKKKAKADRKVECKLVDELDTAMGMFDNLPEEDGVEPDPGPSIEEELDLLSEKIRRLDHSSIVIKKKKKDKKIKSKKIKDLALDKDEGMDPAAKYRKDYRADQKQNNKLLQLVVPHEVPPEKKYKPKKLLKSDSEASENEDKDVVERINEFREKMKSKIPKIKISQAIEEEDEQLLAEKFKEKHKNQAKRIGKHRKRSKKKKQERHIAKLADKLGDRL
- the LOC129739288 gene encoding zinc finger protein weckle-like gives rise to the protein MDNLQQPMNIAEYNSLITNIIESAVHELIQKRRYQNETDINGTEYSLLLNMCRLCAREEESASLQNLSEYQLTQISELAVPGFDPSSVVSSGCSKVCTGCSEFLYRLRDFRGKCEEAQKKISSLLAERNVISDFLNLDFVKHEAFQDKTNEPVSSPSSSPITKNTTPSPKVDNSPFENTKKLEETNNPEIENHDPEFAFSELSESSESDPSEFEEPTIHVKPKPKKKRITKASDSRRRVVNGKLQWVCLDCEQIFTSCIKLKQHRRSCDMVGNKKSKRQGPFTCEICGQSLPTLIGLRVHVHKHSRRGAEEDKKDNKDGLLEPKKQAVCHVCGKAFANGSLLRSHLVFHGQEKKIECQICNKKFHKLFRLKDHLDCHTEERQYSCQVCGKAFFTKAILYKHTRTHDENFRKHQCPMCPSRFAHPYRLRSHMMIHTAEYPHACKLCSSKFRFTWDLKKHYAKAHPFLSELDQEPELIPLEHELANLDPINNSQSELVPHQLLAPQELLAPSLVLSTGEPTSTNVALVAVGLMEDEQHQHDDLSVMLADIPPHQTEHEPELTPSVAAVQPVIAEHPFDTEQLLEEASRDFTSDCFPEPVHHHLVGAAGHSVVPEDDFYTFMEC